The Pleurocapsa sp. PCC 7319 genomic interval AATATCTAAACTCAATTGGTTCTTAACCAAATCCGATAACAAATTCACAAATCGGCGTAAGCTAACAGGATGAGTCCCACTGTTCTGGCAATATTCCTTGTAATTGGCATACAGCCATATATCGGTATTCAGATACCAAGTTGCTGAATTACTATCTTTATCACGCTTGGCTACACCTATATTTGTTTTTGCTGACGCATCATAAACCACAAAGTTATCCAGCCAATCAGCGATCGGATTTGTTTCCACCAACGTACTCGCTTTCATTGCCGCTAATGATGGTACAGCCGTCTCGTAATTCTTTACTATTCGAGTCGCTTCCTCTCCATCCATCTCCAGCACCCAATTGAGTAAGCCTGGTATATAAGGCACAAATTCACCATATATCTCCCCATTCCGATGCTCTATCAAGTTCCTTTGGCGATCGCTCCTAATTCGATTAAACATTGGAATAGAAATTCTTCTTCTTTCCAATCCACTTGTATAATCGCTACTTTGGATTACTTCATTAGTGGTTACAATCACCAAGGCATTAGGATTAAACCCTCCTGATGACTGTTTAAACTTAACTTCAAATGGAAGAGTATCTTGACCCGTTAAGGCCTTTAGAGTACTAACAGAAGCAGCAAACCTTTCTGAATCGTTAATCAACAACATCCGCTTGCCAGCTATTGATGCTGTTTCAAATCTCTCTCCTTCCAGTTTTTTCAAGGTAGTAGTGTGAGTATTATTTGCTCCCACTAAAGCGATCGCCAGACGAGTAAAGGTACTTTTACCTGTTCCTCCCGCACCAACTAACTCTAAAAACTTCTGCCAATCTGTTCTACCTGTAACTACTCCCAATAAATACGCCCTCATTAGTTGGACCAAATTTTGGTCGCCATTACACATCTCCAACAACCATTCTTTGATCGGGTCACAAGTGGCTAGCATTTCGTAGTTGTAAGGCAGACACCACCTCAATCTATTTCCTGGAGCATGAGGTGTTAGCTTTTTTGTCTTTAGATCTAACACTCCATTGAGCAACGGGACACATCCTTCTGCTTCATCCCACTTTCGCACGGCTAAATCCATCTTCAACAGTGCCATTACACCATTAACAAAGCTAACCGTGAAACTCGGCTTCTTCTTACTCGATTGGGCAATTGAATCAGCTAGTCTTTCTACTTCTGACTTTACTAATTGACCCACAAATTCAACAGGTTCAACGCTCCAGATTCCTTCTATCACGGAACTATAGCGATACCATTCCTGTAACTCAGTGTTCCATGCTAACTGCGATCGATAACGCTCCGCTAACCAAAACCCGATATCTGATTGTGACCAGTTTGGAAGATTAGCTAGTCTTTCTGACTCTTCCTTGTTAATCTTTTCTTTCTTCTGTCTAGCAGCAGCTTTAAAGATGGCTGATTCTAATTTCTCGACTAATTCATTAGTACTAAATTGAGGGTGTGCCTCCACCCAGTCAGTTATATCTCCCTTCTCTGGCATCTTTGACCATACTTCTGTAGGAGACAAAACTAGACATGACAAGTTGACTTCCTGACAAGCTCGTTTGACTAGCTCAGCTTTTTTCTCCCCTGCTTCGTCATGGTCAGGAAAATAGACTAATCCTTTTGCTCCCGACTCCTTAAGTTTTGTTAAGTCAGAAGCTATACTTTTCTCTTCCCAGTTAGATCCTTGCCAGGTGATTGCTGATAGGGCTTTCTTTCTTGCAGTCTCAACACACTCTTCCCCTTCAACTCCTAGAACCCATTGGTTATGGCAGTGTTTAACTGCTTCGGATAATCTGTATGCTCTCCATTCTTTTGAACCCTTCTTCCACTGAACTAGACCATTCGATTTAACATGACCTTGCCTAATGGTTTTCTCCTTAATGCCATCACTGTTTATCCACTCAAAGCGACTTACCCATTGAGTTTTAGAGTACCAGTAACGGGTTTCTATCGCTTCTTGGGGTACTCCTTGTTTCTGTAGCCAATTTGGTATCGCTTTTGATTCTTGTACGGGACTATCACAAGCCGCTACATTCAGTCGGGCTAATTTTATCTCAGACTTGGGTTTGATTGACTTCTTACG includes:
- a CDS encoding phage/plasmid primase, P4 family, translating into MIGLIAPFQILDHLDRLNIVRETSIEYHCTCPVCGDGGFKVNKKNGKYQAFKCDCSTKEIREAIRPWSEVKESQSPNSNKKRDSPADGIPSAGDCRKKSIKPKSEIKLARLNVAACDSPVQESKAIPNWLQKQGVPQEAIETRYWYSKTQWVSRFEWINSDGIKEKTIRQGHVKSNGLVQWKKGSKEWRAYRLSEAVKHCHNQWVLGVEGEECVETARKKALSAITWQGSNWEEKSIASDLTKLKESGAKGLVYFPDHDEAGEKKAELVKRACQEVNLSCLVLSPTEVWSKMPEKGDITDWVEAHPQFSTNELVEKLESAIFKAAARQKKEKINKEESERLANLPNWSQSDIGFWLAERYRSQLAWNTELQEWYRYSSVIEGIWSVEPVEFVGQLVKSEVERLADSIAQSSKKKPSFTVSFVNGVMALLKMDLAVRKWDEAEGCVPLLNGVLDLKTKKLTPHAPGNRLRWCLPYNYEMLATCDPIKEWLLEMCNGDQNLVQLMRAYLLGVVTGRTDWQKFLELVGAGGTGKSTFTRLAIALVGANNTHTTTLKKLEGERFETASIAGKRMLLINDSERFAASVSTLKALTGQDTLPFEVKFKQSSGGFNPNALVIVTTNEVIQSSDYTSGLERRRISIPMFNRIRSDRQRNLIEHRNGEIYGEFVPYIPGLLNWVLEMDGEEATRIVKNYETAVPSLAAMKASTLVETNPIADWLDNFVVYDASAKTNIGVAKRDKDSNSATWYLNTDIWLYANYKEYCQNSGTHPVSLRRFVNLLSDLVKNQLSLDINKKRDCAPRSGRANRFGSYFEGLKIRSEIDKQPPMITGNPSLEIKTSPVASNTNVINKLWTMVMDKVTDVIEYVMAESIAGDRCDDSDGKNKKLSENNNGREIKVKCNMPDEVQLEKNNSVEEFSILPSPSSQEKSQSQTVLDVTDTLAHPSSAIKSPITVGDKVTISDCPGHWSWASPFTVERIEGEMVKLEMIEELVEMSLLEKWSK